The sequence below is a genomic window from Candidatus Zymogenaceae bacterium.
GCATATCCGATTCCTCGTTGATGGTCCACACGTGTACGTGAACGCCGTATCTATGTGCGTATGAGAGAAATCGGCGGGTGACGACGGGAATGATCGATTGCCGCTCCGGGACCTGCAGAGCGGTGAAGGGATAGTCACGGATCTTTCTGTCGCACCGGGCGGATCGAACAAGTACACGCAGTACGTCTTCCTTGCACGCACCGGTGAGGGTGGTCGGTCTCTCTCTTTGAATATATCTCATCGCATCAGGCGGGAACGACGCCAATAGAAACCGATCCAGGGCGTTGTTCGATTCGAGCACGTCAAGCACAATCTTCGTGCTCTGTTCGGTTCCCGCCTTGATTTCCATATTCACCGGGATATCCTGAAACGTCTGAACGAACTCCTCAAGGGTGGGGACCTGAACCCCCGTGCCGCGGAATGGATGCGTCGAACCATTGTCGGGAGAGAATGAATACCCTGCGTCTAAATCCTTCAGTTCCTTCAGCGTCAGGTCTTCGACATGCACGTCAACCCCGGCGGTGCGAAGGAGGCTTGGATCGTGGGCGAGCACCGGGATACCGTCTCGTGTGATGCGGGTGTCCGTCTCCAGCACGTGGGCGCCGATCTGTACCGCGGCCTGGAATGAGGGGAGGGTGTTTTCGGGATACGTTCCCGAGGCGCCTCGATGGGCGAAAATGATCGGTCGGGGAAGACCGAAGAATGATTTCATGGGAATGGTCTTTTTGGACGCATGTTTTTTAGACATTGACCCGCTCCGATGGTTTGTAAAGATAAATGAAAAATTCCGTGTTTCCCTTGGGACCCATTAAAGGTGAGGTGCAGGTGCCTTTCACGACGAAGCCCAGCTCCTGTGCAGCCGCGGCGACGGAGTCGACGGCTTTTTTGTGTTTTTTTTCATCCCGCACCACACCACCCTTTCCCACATCACCCCTTCCCACCTCGAACTGTGGTTTGATAAGGGCGATGGCGTAACCACCGGAGGTGAGGATGTCAAAGACCCTCGGCAGCACCAGTGAGAGCGAGACGAAGGATACATCGATGACCGCGAGGTCTATCGGTTCGGGAAAGGCATCGATAGTAGTGTGGCGGATGTTCGTGCGTTCCATGAGCACGACCTTAGGATCCGACCGGAGGCTCCAGGCAAACTGGCCATATCCCACATCCAGTGAGTAGACCCTCTGTGCGCCGCTTTTGAGGAGACAATCGGTGAAGCCGCCGGTGGACGCTCCCACATCCAGGGCGACGGCATTACCCGGGTCATGCCCGAATTCGTCCAGAGCGCCCTGGAGCTTTACACCGCCCCTGCTCACGTACGGGTGCGGCGGGGAGACGATCGAAAGGTCGTCATCGGTGCTCACCCGAAATCCCGCCTTGTCGACGCGGTCGCCGTTTACAAGAACGTGTCCCGCCATGATGACCGCACGGGCCTTCTCCCTGGAAGGAACCAGGCCCCCCTCGACAAGGGCCGTATCGAGGCGCAGTTTATCGCGTGCCGTGTACGGTTTCATCAATATCGGTAGGTGCCTTTTCTCTTGTACCGAGAAGGTCCAGGGCGGCCTGAAAGATGCCCCGGGATGACAGGTCGTATCGATCTCTGAGTACGCTCTGGGGGCCGTGCTCCACAAACCGGTCGCCGATGCCCAATCGTTTTATCGACCGGGGGAGGGCGGAGTCCGCAGCGAGCCCCTCGAGGATCGCGCTGGAAAAGCCGCCGCTCAAAATCCCCTCTTCGATCGTCAAAAGAGCGCCGGTTTTTTGTACCGATGCGCTGATGGCGCGGATGTCCAGCGGCTTGACGAAACGGGCATCGATGACCGTTGCGGTTATTTTTCTGGTTAAGAGTCGCCGGGCCGCATCCATGGCTGGCTCCACCATCGAACCGATGGCGACGATGGTCAGGTCATTGCCTTCGATGAGTGTTTCGGAGGTTCCGATGGGAATGGGCTGAGGATCGTCGTCCACAGCGACACCCAGGGCTTTCCCCCTCGGATATCGAACGGCGATCGGTTTTTTGCACTCGACCGCCGTGACAAGCATGCGGGCGAACTCGTTTTCATCCCGGGGGGCCATGATAATGAGGTTTGGAATGTTCCTGAGATAGGACATGTCAAACAGCCCGTGATGGGTGGGGCCGTCTTCTCCCACAATGCCGCCGCGATCTATGGCGAAGATCACCGGGAGGTCCTGCAGGGCAACGTCATGGAGTATCTGGTCGTAGGCGCGCTGGAGAAAGGTGGAATACACCGCGACGATGGGGATGAGCCCCTGAGTCGCCAGGCCCGCCGCAAAGGTGACCGCGTGCTGCTCGGCGATGCCCACATCGAAGAATCTGTCCGGGAAACGACCGGAAAAGGTGGTAAGCCCCGTACCCTCCGCCATGGCGGCCGTGATTGCCACGATGGAATCATGTTTTTTCGCTAGCTCCACTATCACATCACTGAACACCTTGGTGTAGGTGGGGATATCATTCTTCGGCCCGATGGGACTGCCGGTTTCCACATCGAATACCCCCACACCATGATACCGGGAGGGATTCTCCTCAGCCGGGAGGTAGCCCTTTCCTTTTTTTGTCAGGACATGAAGGAGGATCGGCCCCTCGATGTCCTTTATATTTGTAAGGGTCTCTATGAGTCGGTCTATGCGATGTCCGTCTATGGGACCGAAATACTGGAAATTCATCGCTTCAAAGAGCATACCCGGCATCAAAAAGCCCTTGATGGCGTCTTCGGCGCGTTTTGCGACCTTATAGATATCTTCGCCGATGCCGGGCACCGATTTGAGCAGGTGAACGATCTCTTTTTTAAGATTCATCACCGGACGGGTGGAGAGCTTGCGGGAGAGGAACGACGACAGCGCCCCGACATTGGGAGAGATGGACATCTCGTTGTCATTGACGATGACGATGACGTCCTTGACGAGATGTCCCGCCTGGTTGAGCGCCTCAAATGCCTGGCCCCCGGTGAGTGAGCCGTCGCCGATAACCGCCAGCGCCCGGGAGTCCTCGGGTTTCTTTTGGATATCCCAGGCGGTGCTGATGCCCAGGGCAGCGGATATCGAGGTGGAACTGTGACCGGTCCCGAAGACGTCTTCGGGGCATTCGGAGCGCTTGGGGAAGCCCGATATACCGTCGAGACACCTGAGTGTCCCGAAACAGTCCTTTCTTCCGGTGAGGATCTTATGGGTGTATGCCTGATGTCCCACATCCCATATGATCAGGTCTTTTGGCGGCTGAAACACGTGATACAGCGCGATGGTCAGCTCGACGGTGCCGAGGCTCGACGCCAAATGCCCCCCGGTTTTGGAGACCGTATCTATAATCAACTCGCGGATCTCCGCGGCGAGGAGCTCCATCTCCTCAATCGACAATGATTTCAGGTCTTCCGGACCGTTGATGGTGTCAAGTATGTTTTTCATGGTGTATTACGCCTGTCGTTCTATAACGTATCTGCCGATGGCCCTCAGCGCCTCGGCCCGCTCGCCGAATGATGAAAGGGCGTCGATCGCCCGTTCTATCAGGTCTTTGGATCTCTTTCGGGATTCCTCGAGGCCCAACAGAGAGATAAAGGTTCGCTTCCCCCGAGCCTCATCCATGCCGGTTCTCTTGCCCAGCTTTCCCTGATCCCCCACCACATCGAGAATATCGTCGGATATCTGAAACGCGAGGCCCACACATTCGCCGTATTCGCACAATTGTTTCACTTGTATCTCGTCCCCGCCCCCCAGGATCGCCCCCGTCCGAACCGAGACGATAATGAGGGCGCCGGTCTTTTTTCGGTGAAGCATCGTGAGCGTGTCAAGGTCTATGTCCCGATGTTCCGATTCCATATCTAGCATTTGCCCGCCGACCATGCCGGCGTCACCGGCGGCCCGGGCGATCTCGGACGAAATCTGAAGGAGAGAGGTCGGATCGGCGGCGAACCGTGTGATGTCTGAGAGCACCTCGAACGCCTTCGTTAAAAGCGCGTCACCTGCAAGAATGGCCGTCGCCTCGCCGAATACCTTGTGGTTGGTCAGGACACCCCGGCGGTAGTCGTCATTATCCATGGCGGGAAGATCGTCGTGTATGAGCGAGTAGGTGTGTATCAATTCCAAGGCGCACGCCGCCGGGAGGACCTGTCCCAGAGAGCCGCCCACGGTTTCGGAGGCGGCGATGGCGAACATGGGTCGGAGTCGCTTTCCTCCGGCGAAGATGCTGTATCTCATGGCCCGCCTCAGGTCGCCGGATGAATCGTCGATGGAATCGATGATGCCCGTGAGATACTCGTCCACCCGGCCGATCCGTTCTTTGAGATATGCGCTCAGGTCGAAGGATGACATCATCTCGACGCCGTCACGTAGGAGTCATGGAAAAGTGGCAACGATCCATCCTGTATGGTTTCGAGTGGGTTTCTCATCTATCACGATCCCGAATCGTCGGCGTCGAAACCGTCGAGGGTAATGTGTCCGTTTTCGCTGCTTGTGAGAATCTCGATTTTCTTTTCAGCCTCTTCGATGTGCCGCGTGAGGGTACGGGTCAGCTTGATGCCTTCCTCAAAAATTGAAAGGGACTCCTCGAGGGTAAGCTCCCCCCGATCGAGACGCTCCACTATCTCTTCCAGCTTTTTGAGGCCGTCGTCAAAATCAATATTCGACATTTGGTGTTCCATACAATACTGACGCGTCGGCACCGCGCACCCTAAAAAACGATTTTGTGTGCGCAATCCGACCGGTTACTCCATATCACATTTATAACACGAAATGGTTGGTATTTCAATATTATCATTGTCAACGCCATATACCCTCAGACGTATATTCGGTGTCTGTCTCCGTCCACACGGCGATAAAGATGAGTCTACTCGATTTCCCGATGTGTCGAAACGATCTCCAAATGTTACGGAGAGAGGGCGTTCACCAAGTCCCATGGATTGACCTTGTTGTTTGTGTGTCTCACGCCGAAGTGGAGGTGCGCCCCGGTTACCCGGCCGGTGGCCCCCACCAGGGCGACGGTATCGCCCCGGCGGACGTCGTCTCCTTCCTCCACCAGCACATCCGACAGGTGAAAGTACATGGTGTAGAGTCCCTGGCCGTGATCAATGAAAAGGGAGAGGCCGGAGAAGAACATATCCATGACGAGCACGGTACGGCCGTCGTTGGCCGCGAGGATAGGCGTGCCGGTGACGGCGCTGATATCGATCCCGCTGTGGGGCGATCGCGGCTCGTCGTTGATGTATCTCCTCAGACCGAACTCCCCGGTGATGCGTCCTAAAAGCGGCATCATGAAGGGCTCCGTCCAGAGCTTATCCGGCGTTTCGGTCTTGAATAGGGCGCCGATGATATTGTTTTCCCGCTGAATCCGGGCGAGGGTTTCCTCGTCATAACTGGTCCACTTCTCATCCAGTGTAAGATACTGGGTTTCGTAATCGCCGTCGACGATTGCAATCGATCGGCTGATGATCTCACTCGTGCCGTCAACGTACGAGATCTCGACTCTCAGGCTCGCGTCCTTCGGATCCGTCTGGAGGTGGGCGCTGACGAGGCCCAGGTATTCGGTGTCCGATGATGCCGGATTGAAATAGACGGTCCTGCCGTTGAAGGAGCCGACGGCGGTGCTGATGGGGCCGCCCCCGATGATGGTGACCACGTCGACCCCCCCCTGTTTAATGGAGGCGGGATAGGTGATCTCGGCGGAGAGGCCCTTGACGCCGAAGCATGCGAGTATTACGCAGCAGAAAATCAGAATGTGTTTCATTCGTCTTCCGGTGTGATGGAGAGAATACATGTCAGTCCGTTTCATTATCGTTTCCGTGGCGTTTGATTCCGGGGAGGTTTTCTGGATTCACGCAGGCGCCGTTCAGGAAGACACTGAAATGAAGGTGCACGCCGGTCACCCGTCCGGTGCCGCCAACCCACCCGATCTCATCGCCCCGCTCGACTGTGTCCCCCTCATCTATTGTGATGTGAGAGAGGTGGCAATAGAAGGTATACAGTCCTTTTCCGTGGTCGAGGACGACGGTCTTTCCTGAAATCACCCCTTCATACACCAGGGCCACACGCCCCCGGTTAGAAGCCGGCACCGGCGTGCCCAGGTTCGCGGCGATGTCGATGCCGCCGTGGGGATACTGGACCGTACCGTTTATGGTGCGGCGGGCGCCGAACTCCGTCGAAATACGTCCTTCCGCGGGCCAGAGAAAGGGCTCCTTCCAGAGGCGGTCGGGACTGTTTGTCAATAAAAGGTCTTCAAGAGTTTTATGTTGTTCTTTCAACAAAGCCTTGGTCGCTTCGTCGAACGAAATCCATCCTGAATCCATCGTGAGATTCTGCGTTTTAAAATCCGTCGGGGCCACCGTGATATCGCAGGCGGCCCTCTCTATGGTTCCGCCGGCGTAACATGCGCTGATGGAAAAGGACGTCGTTCCCGTCTCTTCCACCATGTCGATTCCCAGGTACCCGGTAAACGCCCCCGGGTAGTCGCTCTGGAAAAACGGGACGGTTCTGTCCATGAAGGAGCCGGTGACCGAGACGGCGTCCTCTCCGACCCAGACGCCGACGGTGTGAATCTCTCCCTGGTGGACGACATCGGGGCAGTTGATGCGGATGGAGCCGTCGTCGGCCCGGAGCGGTGAGGAGCAGATGATACAAAGAAACACGTAAAGCGATATGAACAGGGATCGTCTGCCGTCATTCATCTGTCAGGGTCCTTTTTTCTACAACGGTAACGAGGCTTCCCCGCATCAGCCGGATATCGGCCCGATCTCCCGGCTGGATGTCTCCCGCATCTCGAAGGATTCGGCCGTCTTCCGTCCTGATGACGATGGCGTATCCCCGTGAGAGCACACCCAGCGGGCTCAGGCGATCCATTGCGGCGGTCAGGGAAAAGAGACGTTCCCTCCTCGTTTGAAGGGACCGGTTTATGGAAAAGGTCATCACATCTGAGATGCGATCGATCTTCTCCCGGGCGTAGGCCAGGGATACGGCGGGACTCCCGAGCGATCGTCTGAGCCGGATGACATCGACCCGGGCGCGTTCTGTGCGTCTTTTCACGGCGTGGATGAGTCTGGTCGCCGCCTCGTCCAGGTCCATTAGTATCTCGTCCGTACGGGGCACCACCATCTGGGCTGCGGCGGTGGGGGTGGCCGCCCGCACGTCCGCGGTCAGGTCGGAGATCGTCACATCGATTTCATGGCCCACGGCGGATATAACGGGGATATCGGAGTTGTATATCGCATCGGCGACGATTTTTGTATTAAAGGCGAGAAGGTCCTCGAAGCTTCCGCCCCCCCTGCCGACGATGATCACATCACTAAGCCCATGGGCGTTGACCGTCTCGATGCCCTCGGCGATTCTTTTCGGGGCGTCTTCCCCCTGGACGAGGCACGGCACCACCACCACGTGGGCGCCCGGCATCCGCTGGTAGATGACGCGAATCATGTCAAACAGCGCCGCACCGGTCGGGGATGTGACCAGGGCGATGGTGGAGGGAAGGGTCGGGATCGGCTTTTTCCTCGATTCGTCGAAATAGCCCGCCTCAAAGAGCTCCCGTTTGAGCTCCTCGAGGGCCGCGGTCACGGCACCCATTCCCACCGGCTCCACCGTCTCGACAATGATCTGGTACTCGCCTCGGGCGGCGTAGACCCCGAGTCTTCCGAAGAGGACTACCTGCCGCCCCTCTTCCAGGAGAGGGGGCGGGCCGCCTGTGGCCTCCAAATCGGGAAACAGTGAATCGTTTCCGGGCCGCCCGCCCCGCTCAGCCGGCGTCTGAAGGAGATCCGATCCCTTTTTCAATCGCGCGGCCTGGTGGCGGAACAGGACCGCCCGAATCTGGGCGGCGTCGTCCTTGAGGGTGAAGTAGATGTGTCCAGAAGAGGGGGTGCGCAGGCCCGAGATCTCTCCCTGTACCCAGACGAAGGGGAATGAGGATTCGAGGATATCGGATATCTCCGAGGTCAGATCGGAAACGTTCCATATCGTATGAATAAGGTTGTCCTGCACGGATAATGCGTCCCCCCTTGACGCTGACTGTCTTCCGATGTATTGTGCCAGTGTAATCCAAAAGGAAGAGTGCCGCAAGGTGAATTTTTTACTTCCGGCGCATCTTATGTCGATTGTTTGATGGTACAACGTATGGGAGGGCGATGGGGTGAAATTCTGGAGTGGTGTCATCGGCGTGGCGGGTGCGCTCCTTATCATTCTTTCAGCTGCGGCATGGGCCGAGAGTCCGTGGTACTGGCTGGATAAAGGGATTGAGTATTCATCACAGGGGAAGTATCGGAAGGCGATCAGGTGTGACACGAAGGCGATAGAGCTCGCTCCCGACTGGGCGTGGGCATATTACTATCGGGCGATTGATTATGCGGATGCGGGCCGCTCCGATGACGCAATCGATGACTACACGAGGGCCGTCACGCTGGACCCGGAATTTCGTGACGCCTATTACAATCGGGGGATCGTCTACGATGAGATGGGGCGCTATGGTGATGCCGTCGATGACTATACAAGGGCCATCGATCTGGATCCGGCGTTTGTCGAGGCGTACAACAACCGGGGACTTATCCGCTTGCAGATGGACGACTATGAGGGCGCCCTGGAGGACGTCGCCCGTGCCGCCAGTCTCGTCGGCACCGACGAGACGCATCACCTTTCCGTCATCCTCGATACCCGGGCGAACATCTACCGGGAGATGGGGAGATATGACGAGGCTATGGCCGATATCGAGCGGGCGATCGCGCTGGAGGAGAATGCCGCCTCGTACTATACCCGCGGCCTGATCTATCGTGACATGGGGGATATGGAGAGGACGGAGGTCGATTTCGAGCGTGCATGCAACGGAGGCGTCACCGAGGCGTGTGCGACCCTGGAGGAGTTGTATAAATAGGATTGTGAAAAAGGAGCGTTGGGAAGCGTAAGGATGCCAAGATGTTTTGTCGTTGTCAGTACGGGGGGAGGGTGGTACAATATGCCGGTGAGGGGGTGGTCTGCTCTCAGTGTGTGGTTCGATTTGTGTATCAAAAAGCTGAAACGGCGTGACGCTGATTTGCCATACATCGGCGTTTTTTTAGCGCCGCGTGCCCGGCGGTCACTGTGGGCGGGGATGGGGTGAGTATGCGGTGTCGCAAGCGCCCAGAGGTCGCCGACATCGGAAATGATGTGCGGTGCATGCCGCAACATCGGTGGTATCGTGAGCGCCAGGGGCACACGCAGCGCGGCACGGACGGGGAGACCGCCTTATCGATAAGATTTCAGAAAACGGTTCTGCATGTATATTCTCGGTATTGATACGTCCTGCGACGACACATCGGCGGCGGTGGTGACGGACGATCTCACGATCAAATCCAACATCGTCTCGTCCCAGCATGAGATTCACGGAAAATTCGGCGGGGTGGTGCCGGAGTTGGCGTCAAGGCGGCATTTGGAAAACATTATCCCCGTCATCGACCACGCCCTGAGGACGGCCGACGTCTCCATCGATGAGATCGACCTCATCGCGGTAACCCGTGGACCGGGTCTCGTGGGATCGCTGGTGGTGGGGGTCTCCGCCGCAAAGGCGATCTGTGAGGCGAGGGGGATTCCCATCATCGGCGTCAATCACATCGAGGGGCACATCACCTCGAGCCTCATGACCGAGCATCCTTTGGAATTTCCCTTCGTGTGCCTCGTGGTGTCCGGGGGACACACCAACCTCTACCTGGCCGAATCCACCGGCACGTATCGATTGGTGGGCCGGACACGGGACGACGCCGCGGGGGAGGCATTCGACAAGGTGGCGAAGCTTTTGAATTTGGGATATCCCGGCGGACGCCCCATTGAGGAGAAGGCAAGAGAATACACGGGCGAGACGCTATCCTTCCCCCGGGCGTACCTGGAAAAAGACTCGTTTGATTTCTCATTTTCCGGCGTCAAGACGGCGGTGAGGAATTATATCAAGAAAAAGGCACGGATTTCGGACATTGATGTGGCCCGGATCGCCCACGGCTTCCAGGAGGCGGTGGTTGAGGTGCTGGTGGATAAGACGATTCGCCTCGCGGAGGAACACGGCGTTGACGCCGTGACACTGACCGGGGGTGTTGCGGCGAACGGCAGGCTGAGGGAGGAGATGGAAAAACAGGCGGTCCGCAACGGCATGCGCGTCGTCGCCCCGCCGATCAAACTGTGCACCGATAACGCCGCCATGATCGCCGCCGTGGGTGTCCTGAGGCGGGCCGAGGCGAAGGAGCACGATCTCTTCATGAACGCGATTTCCCGATGGAAACTATGACCAGAACGAATTCCTCAAAAGACCTCACTCCCGAATCAGTGAGAGGGGGGAAGGAAGAAAAGCGGCCGCTCTTTGAAAAGGGAGACAGCTTTCGCACCCTCCTGAAGAAGGCGTTTCTTTCCGACGACAGCCCCCGGCAGATAGCTCTGGGCGCCGCTATCGGGATGTTCGTCGCCTGCTCGCCCTTTATCGGGCTCCAGGCGTGGATCGCCCTTCCCATCGCCCTGGGAGTGCGGGCGAATAGATTGTCGACCCTCGGGTTCACACTCCTGGCCAATCCCTTCACCATGCCGATACTCTATACCGCAGAAGGACTTCTGGGAGGATATATCCTCGGCATCTCTCATCCCCTGCCGTCCGGGGGATTCTCGAATCTGTCCGGCTTTCTCGCCCTGGGAACGGATATCCTCCTTGCCGTCCTGGCGGGGTTTGTCATTATCGGCGCAGTCAGCGCCGTCATTACCTACGTGGTGACTCTGAATATCGCCGTCGTCATGAAGAGAAAGAAAAAATCGAGGCGGGTCGATGACGAAGACGTCTGATGTCCTGACCGCACTGGGCGCCTCCCCGTACCACGGGAGGGGGCAGCACTTCCTGACCAATAGGAATATCGCCCAGCGCATCGTGGACATCACGGCGCCGGGACCGGAGAGTGTGGTGGTGGAAATCGGACCGGGGACCGGCGCCTTGACGGATCTGCTCACGGAACGGGCGGGCCGGGTGATCGCCATCGAGTCCGACCGAAAGCTCGCCTGTTACCTGACCGACGCCTTTCGGGACAGGGCCGAGATCGTCTTCGGCGACGCCCTGTCGTTTGATTACCGGGAGCTGGGAAAGGGGATCGGCGCTTCCTTCCTGGTGGTGGCGAATCTCCCCTATAATATTTCGACGGAGCTGATATTCAGGCTCCTCGACGTCCGGGAGCATGTCGAAAGGATGGTCCTGATGCTCCAGAAGGAGGTGGCCCAAAGGCTCGTGGCGAAACCGGGGACGAAGGAGTACGGGGTGCTGACGGTGTTGGTGACGATGCTGTGTGACGTGTCCACGGCCCTTTCCGTGGGACCGGGGAATTTCCACCCAAGGCCGAAGGTCGACTCCCGGGTCGTCGTGTTCGATATGCTCCGTGAATCACGGGTACCCGTCAAAGATATGCAGCTGTTCCGGCGGGTGGTTCGTGCGTCCTTCGGAACCAGGAGAAAGACCCTTCGCAATGCCCTTAGGTCCCTCTCGGATATCATCGAACGGGATGCGCTTTCAGAAATCGAGGGGATAACCGGACTGGATTTCACGAGAAGGGGGGAGACGCTGACCATCGGCGAATTCGCGATTATCGCCGATACCCTGCATGACATCCTGCACCCGGATGCTCCTGATCAGTCATGATCCGTCGGGGGAAGAAAGCGGATACCGTATGGTGGGAGGCGTGCCGGCCGGGGTTCTGGGGATGGATGAAGGACTCACCACTGTCGTTGTGAAATCTGTCCGGGGATGTGCTTATTTTTTTTCCTTGATGACGACCCGGGCAAAACCACCGACAAGCTTCTCGAATTCGACGGCGTCGTTTCTCTCCCCCACGATTTCCCCCCAGTGCATGGGAACGGCGCTCACGGCGTTCATGAGCTTCACAGCCCGGGCGGCCTCGGAGGCGCTCATGGTGTAGGTGCCGCCCACCGGGACAAGGGCAACGTCAGGCCCGATTCCCTCCATCTCAGGTATAACGTCTGTATCTCCGGTGTGGTAGATCTTGTTCCCGCCCATGGTGAGGACGTATCCGACCCACCGATTTTCCTTCGGATGAAACGACTTGTTCGTATTGTACGCGGCGACGGCCGATACCCGGACACCCTTGACATCCAGGGTTTTGCCGGGCGCCGCACGAACCACATCGATATCGCCGGGGACATCCGCATCCCCGGTGATAACCAGTGTGGTGTCGGGGCCGGTGATTTTCTTGATATCCTCGGGGGAGTAGTGATCGTAATGGGTATGGGTGACGAGGATAAGGTCGGCGGTGGGGCCGTCGGAAAGATGAAAGGGGTCGAAATAGACGGTGATGTCTCCGTCGATGCGAAACGCCGCATGGCCGAGCCAGGATATGGTATCCATGATATCGTTCATGACGTAGATATCTCCCGTAATGTTCCGATGAAATGAGTCTCCTTTTTTACAAAATACTATGCCGATACGGTCGTGTCAAGGGTCTTCCATGACGTCGTGAAGGAAAGGCGTGTGTGGGAGAAAAGGGGGAATGAGGGAGACGAAATCGTTGCATATATATTCCATTGAAATAAACATATGTTGATATTTATGTGTGTCGAGTCGCAGATTTCTTTTTTATATCTTGACACTTACTGGTGATTGTGATACTGTTTTTAGCATAAAATATTAAAAAAAGTATAGTATTTGCAATGTTCTTCAGGATGAAGGAAAGACCGTTCAAGAAGTCCTGTCGGGCGGCAATGTAATGCATTTGGGCCGATGGAAACGAACCGTTTTCGGTCATGAATGCATCATTTAGTCAATATTCGCTTACATTACACATTTTGTAAAACGTTGATGACCCCGGAACAGGGAGAGATGTGCTTCATCGCGGAAGACATTTTCAGGATTCAAACAGGAATCTTGTTATTATTTTCTCGGTGGCTGATATCTTCTTCGCCCTCCAGGCTCAATACCTGGTGGAGATAATCCAGGTATCCGCCGTAGAGCCGGAGATGGCCGATGATAATTTTGTCGGATCGGTTAATCTCAGGGGATGGTCGATACCGGTATTCAATTTTCGAAAATTCATGCAACTAAGTGACGACATCACTGTTTCACCAGAGAATACGGCATTACTCAGTATGCTCGTGCTGAGAGGCGATCCGGGTGAATCAAAAAAGATACCATGGATAGGCATAGAAGCGGATCATATCTCCGGTGTTGTGGATGAAACGGAATGTCCACAGTTCGGAATGCCGGATAAAGTCAAGGACGAGCAAAGCGACGTATACAAGGGAATTTTGTTACGCGAAGATACGGTGATTTACCTCCTCAATATCCCCTGGTTGGTTGATACGTTTTCGCCTTTACAATGATAGAATACTCCCCCGGATTATATGGGATTACTGGACGGAAACATTGAGAGGCAATATTTTGTCTTTACCCTGGGGTCA
It includes:
- a CDS encoding glycerophosphodiester phosphodiesterase, translating into MSKKHASKKTIPMKSFFGLPRPIIFAHRGASGTYPENTLPSFQAAVQIGAHVLETDTRITRDGIPVLAHDPSLLRTAGVDVHVEDLTLKELKDLDAGYSFSPDNGSTHPFRGTGVQVPTLEEFVQTFQDIPVNMEIKAGTEQSTKIVLDVLESNNALDRFLLASFPPDAMRYIQRERPTTLTGACKEDVLRVLVRSARCDRKIRDYPFTALQVPERQSIIPVVTRRFLSYAHRYGVHVHVWTINEESDMRRLFDMGVDGIFTDHPERALAVLEERRTA
- a CDS encoding TlyA family RNA methyltransferase translates to MKPYTARDKLRLDTALVEGGLVPSREKARAVIMAGHVLVNGDRVDKAGFRVSTDDDLSIVSPPHPYVSRGGVKLQGALDEFGHDPGNAVALDVGASTGGFTDCLLKSGAQRVYSLDVGYGQFAWSLRSDPKVVLMERTNIRHTTIDAFPEPIDLAVIDVSFVSLSLVLPRVFDILTSGGYAIALIKPQFEVGRGDVGKGGVVRDEKKHKKAVDSVAAAAQELGFVVKGTCTSPLMGPKGNTEFFIYLYKPSERVNV
- a CDS encoding 1-deoxy-D-xylulose-5-phosphate synthase, yielding MKNILDTINGPEDLKSLSIEEMELLAAEIRELIIDTVSKTGGHLASSLGTVELTIALYHVFQPPKDLIIWDVGHQAYTHKILTGRKDCFGTLRCLDGISGFPKRSECPEDVFGTGHSSTSISAALGISTAWDIQKKPEDSRALAVIGDGSLTGGQAFEALNQAGHLVKDVIVIVNDNEMSISPNVGALSSFLSRKLSTRPVMNLKKEIVHLLKSVPGIGEDIYKVAKRAEDAIKGFLMPGMLFEAMNFQYFGPIDGHRIDRLIETLTNIKDIEGPILLHVLTKKGKGYLPAEENPSRYHGVGVFDVETGSPIGPKNDIPTYTKVFSDVIVELAKKHDSIVAITAAMAEGTGLTTFSGRFPDRFFDVGIAEQHAVTFAAGLATQGLIPIVAVYSTFLQRAYDQILHDVALQDLPVIFAIDRGGIVGEDGPTHHGLFDMSYLRNIPNLIIMAPRDENEFARMLVTAVECKKPIAVRYPRGKALGVAVDDDPQPIPIGTSETLIEGNDLTIVAIGSMVEPAMDAARRLLTRKITATVIDARFVKPLDIRAISASVQKTGALLTIEEGILSGGFSSAILEGLAADSALPRSIKRLGIGDRFVEHGPQSVLRDRYDLSSRGIFQAALDLLGTREKAPTDIDETVHGTR
- a CDS encoding polyprenyl synthetase family protein, giving the protein MSSFDLSAYLKERIGRVDEYLTGIIDSIDDSSGDLRRAMRYSIFAGGKRLRPMFAIAASETVGGSLGQVLPAACALELIHTYSLIHDDLPAMDNDDYRRGVLTNHKVFGEATAILAGDALLTKAFEVLSDITRFAADPTSLLQISSEIARAAGDAGMVGGQMLDMESEHRDIDLDTLTMLHRKKTGALIIVSVRTGAILGGGDEIQVKQLCEYGECVGLAFQISDDILDVVGDQGKLGKRTGMDEARGKRTFISLLGLEESRKRSKDLIERAIDALSSFGERAEALRAIGRYVIERQA
- a CDS encoding exodeoxyribonuclease VII small subunit encodes the protein MSNIDFDDGLKKLEEIVERLDRGELTLEESLSIFEEGIKLTRTLTRHIEEAEKKIEILTSSENGHITLDGFDADDSGS
- a CDS encoding M23 family metallopeptidase — translated: MKHILIFCCVILACFGVKGLSAEITYPASIKQGGVDVVTIIGGGPISTAVGSFNGRTVYFNPASSDTEYLGLVSAHLQTDPKDASLRVEISYVDGTSEIISRSIAIVDGDYETQYLTLDEKWTSYDEETLARIQRENNIIGALFKTETPDKLWTEPFMMPLLGRITGEFGLRRYINDEPRSPHSGIDISAVTGTPILAANDGRTVLVMDMFFSGLSLFIDHGQGLYTMYFHLSDVLVEEGDDVRRGDTVALVGATGRVTGAHLHFGVRHTNNKVNPWDLVNALSP
- a CDS encoding M23 family metallopeptidase, whose amino-acid sequence is MNDGRRSLFISLYVFLCIICSSPLRADDGSIRINCPDVVHQGEIHTVGVWVGEDAVSVTGSFMDRTVPFFQSDYPGAFTGYLGIDMVEETGTTSFSISACYAGGTIERAACDITVAPTDFKTQNLTMDSGWISFDEATKALLKEQHKTLEDLLLTNSPDRLWKEPFLWPAEGRISTEFGARRTINGTVQYPHGGIDIAANLGTPVPASNRGRVALVYEGVISGKTVVLDHGKGLYTFYCHLSHITIDEGDTVERGDEIGWVGGTGRVTGVHLHFSVFLNGACVNPENLPGIKRHGNDNETD